The following are encoded together in the Acaryochloris thomasi RCC1774 genome:
- the moeB gene encoding molybdopterin-synthase adenylyltransferase MoeB: MLNPNLDQVQLTPEEYERYSRHLILPEVGLEGQKRLKAASVLCIGTGGLGSPLLLYLAAAGVGRLGIVDFDIVDQSNLQRQVIHGTSWVGKLKIESAKHRIHEINPLCQVDLYDDALSADNALEILEPYDIVVDGTDNFPTRYLVNDACVLLDKPNVYGSIYRFEGQATVFNYEGGPNYRDLYPEPPPPGLVPSCAEGGVLGILPGIIGVIQATETVKIILGQGTTLSGRLLLYNSLDMSFRELKLRPNPERPVIEKLVDYEEFCGIPQAKAEEEKRQANMQEMTVQDLKTLLESNAQDYVLVDVRNPNEYEIARIEGSVLVPLSEIESGEGVAKVKDLLNGHRLIAHCKMGGRSAKALGILQAAGIEGTNVTGGIQAWSREIDASVPDY; the protein is encoded by the coding sequence ATGCTTAATCCCAATCTGGATCAGGTCCAGCTCACACCTGAAGAGTACGAACGCTACTCTCGACATTTGATTCTGCCGGAGGTAGGTCTAGAGGGCCAAAAGCGACTCAAGGCAGCCAGCGTCCTCTGTATTGGCACCGGCGGCCTAGGTTCTCCTCTGCTGCTTTACCTAGCCGCAGCGGGCGTCGGTCGTCTCGGGATCGTAGACTTTGACATTGTGGATCAGTCGAACTTACAGCGGCAGGTGATTCACGGGACATCCTGGGTGGGCAAACTCAAAATTGAGTCGGCAAAGCACCGCATTCACGAGATTAATCCCCTGTGCCAGGTTGATCTGTATGATGATGCCCTCAGTGCCGACAATGCCTTAGAAATTCTGGAGCCCTACGACATTGTGGTGGATGGTACCGATAATTTCCCCACCCGATATCTCGTCAATGATGCCTGCGTTCTACTAGATAAGCCCAACGTCTACGGTTCGATCTATCGCTTTGAGGGACAGGCTACGGTCTTCAACTACGAAGGTGGCCCCAACTACCGCGATCTTTATCCCGAGCCACCCCCACCGGGTCTCGTTCCTTCCTGTGCGGAGGGAGGCGTGCTGGGTATTTTGCCAGGGATCATTGGCGTCATTCAGGCCACTGAGACGGTCAAGATTATTCTGGGCCAGGGAACCACCTTGAGCGGTCGGCTGCTGCTCTATAACTCCCTTGACATGAGCTTCAGGGAGTTGAAGCTGCGTCCGAACCCCGAGCGTCCCGTGATTGAAAAGCTGGTGGACTACGAGGAGTTCTGCGGCATTCCCCAAGCCAAAGCAGAGGAAGAAAAAAGGCAGGCCAATATGCAAGAAATGACGGTTCAAGATCTGAAGACATTGCTGGAGAGCAACGCGCAGGACTATGTCTTGGTTGACGTTCGCAATCCTAATGAGTATGAGATTGCTCGCATTGAAGGTTCTGTGCTGGTGCCGCTTTCAGAGATCGAGAGTGGTGAAGGCGTCGCCAAAGTAAAGGATCTCTTGAATGGTCATCGCCTGATTGCCCACTGCAAAATGGGGGGACGATCGGCAAAGGCGCTCGGAATTTTACAGGCGGCAGGAATTGAGGGCACCAACGTGACCGGCGGCATTCAAGCCTGGAGCCGCGAGATTGATGCCAGTGTGCCTGATTACTAA
- a CDS encoding thiazole synthase, producing the protein MQTLDSPKSSALPQAALTIAGRSFSSRLMTGTGKYRSISEMSDCVSASGTQIVTVAVRRVQTNAPGHEGLVEALDWSKIWMLPNTAGCQTAEDAVRVARLGREMAKLLGQEDNNWVKLEVIPDPKYLLPDPIGTLTAAEQLVKEGFAVLPYINADPLLAKHLQELGCATVMPLGSPIGSGQGIQNAANIQIIIENAIVPVVVDAGIGTPSEAVWAMELGADALLVNTAIAKAANPKAMARAMGLATEAGRLAYHSGRIPVKAYASASSPTTGVVD; encoded by the coding sequence ATGCAGACTTTAGACTCTCCAAAATCTTCGGCTCTACCGCAGGCTGCTCTCACCATTGCCGGTCGGTCGTTTAGTTCTCGGCTGATGACGGGGACCGGTAAGTATCGTTCAATCTCTGAGATGTCTGATTGTGTCTCGGCCTCTGGGACTCAAATCGTGACGGTGGCGGTCCGGCGCGTGCAAACCAATGCTCCAGGCCATGAAGGCCTGGTAGAAGCGCTGGACTGGTCAAAAATCTGGATGTTGCCCAACACGGCGGGCTGTCAAACGGCTGAGGATGCCGTGCGCGTGGCGCGTTTAGGCCGCGAAATGGCAAAGCTGCTGGGCCAAGAAGACAACAACTGGGTCAAGCTTGAGGTGATCCCTGACCCTAAATATTTGCTGCCTGACCCCATCGGAACGCTAACGGCGGCGGAGCAACTGGTCAAAGAAGGGTTCGCGGTGCTGCCTTATATCAATGCAGATCCTCTGCTGGCAAAGCATCTGCAGGAGCTGGGGTGCGCCACGGTTATGCCGCTAGGATCGCCCATTGGGTCAGGTCAAGGCATCCAAAATGCGGCTAATATTCAGATCATTATTGAGAACGCCATCGTACCGGTTGTGGTGGATGCCGGGATCGGTACGCCTAGCGAGGCGGTGTGGGCGATGGAGTTGGGAGCGGATGCCCTGCTCGTTAATACTGCGATCGCAAAGGCAGCAAACCCCAAAGCAATGGCTCGGGCGATGGGGCTGGCGACTGAGGCGGGGCGACTGGCCTATCACTCCGGGAGAATTCCGGTTAAAGCCTATGCCAGCGCGAGTTCCCCGACGACGGGAGTCGTGGATTGA
- the lptB gene encoding LPS export ABC transporter ATP-binding protein: protein MRLLLQDVCKSYRRRSIVNNMTLSVHQGEIVGLLGPNGAGKTTTFYLATGLERPDQGRVWLGSRDITRLPMHRRARLGMSYLAQEASIFRDLTVRDNLLLVMEQTQVPRQQWHQRVENLLTEFQLHGVASTLGQAVSGGERRRTELARALAAGSNGPDFLLLDEPFAGVDPIAVADIQTVMRRLRDRNLGILITDHNVRETLAITDRAYIMREGYILASGKPEELYRHPQVRQYYLGESFQR, encoded by the coding sequence ATGAGACTGTTGCTTCAGGACGTTTGTAAATCCTATCGTCGCCGCAGCATTGTCAATAACATGACGCTTTCGGTGCACCAGGGAGAAATTGTGGGATTGCTCGGTCCCAACGGGGCGGGTAAAACAACAACGTTTTATCTTGCGACGGGTCTAGAGCGTCCTGATCAGGGGCGGGTTTGGCTCGGTAGTCGTGATATTACGCGCTTACCGATGCATCGACGGGCCAGATTGGGGATGAGCTATTTGGCTCAAGAGGCCAGTATCTTTCGTGATTTGACGGTGCGGGACAATTTGCTGCTAGTGATGGAGCAGACGCAGGTTCCTCGGCAACAGTGGCATCAGCGTGTTGAGAATCTGCTCACTGAATTTCAGCTTCATGGTGTGGCTTCGACGCTGGGGCAAGCGGTTTCTGGGGGCGAGCGTCGGCGGACGGAACTAGCGCGGGCGTTGGCTGCTGGCTCTAATGGACCTGATTTTTTGCTGCTGGATGAACCGTTCGCAGGCGTTGACCCGATTGCGGTGGCTGATATTCAGACGGTTATGCGACGGCTACGCGATCGCAACTTGGGCATTTTGATTACCGACCACAACGTCCGTGAAACGTTAGCGATTACAGACCGTGCCTACATCATGCGGGAGGGCTATATTCTCGCCTCGGGAAAACCAGAAGAACTCTACCGCCATCCCCAAGTGCGTCAGTATTACCTGGGGGAAAGCTTTCAGCGATGA
- a CDS encoding anti-sigma factor family protein translates to MDNIDTLNNDRFELLSAYLDHEVSAEERKQVEQWLTNDSEFYTLYQRLLTLQRSCQSLPTPSAAPVDQTIDRVFERIDSRRRLPLWSTLAAAAVAGTVGAIAGAWNGGPLSPQFAETQDSGIESPVVASVNTPPLQETVEPSGLMIAIEHPPVELPAAINVSNTGVERD, encoded by the coding sequence ATGGATAACATTGACACCTTGAACAACGACCGATTTGAATTACTCAGCGCCTATCTCGATCATGAGGTGTCGGCAGAGGAGCGCAAACAGGTTGAGCAATGGCTCACGAATGATTCTGAGTTTTACACGCTTTACCAGCGCTTACTGACGCTGCAGCGTAGCTGTCAATCCCTTCCGACCCCCAGCGCAGCACCGGTCGATCAGACCATTGATCGCGTTTTCGAGCGCATCGACTCTCGTCGCCGCCTGCCGCTGTGGAGTACTCTAGCAGCAGCTGCCGTAGCCGGTACCGTCGGCGCGATTGCGGGTGCCTGGAATGGTGGACCTTTATCGCCTCAGTTTGCTGAGACGCAAGATAGCGGCATCGAGAGTCCTGTCGTTGCATCAGTGAACACGCCCCCTTTGCAAGAGACGGTGGAGCCTTCAGGCCTCATGATTGCAATTGAGCATCCGCCCGTGGAGCTTCCTGCAGCCATTAATGTTTCTAATACCGGTGTAGAAAGAGATTAG
- a CDS encoding sigma-70 family RNA polymerase sigma factor, which produces MSHSLPLSWSRAEGIEPQVQIPAEKLANNDLVQLCQQGLRPDRSAFSELLRRYQSHVNRVLYHLAPDWDDRADLAQEVWIRVYRNINRLHEPAKFRGWLSRIATNLFYDELRKRKRHRSPLSLDAPIAMEDGNLNWEIASGDPGPEDNLTTHEFYQQLRVAIAELPEVFRTTIVLREIEGMPYEDIAEITGVSLGTVKSRIARARQRLQSELQGYLQD; this is translated from the coding sequence ATGTCACACAGTCTTCCTTTGTCTTGGTCTCGGGCTGAGGGTATAGAACCTCAAGTGCAAATTCCGGCAGAAAAACTTGCGAACAACGACTTGGTGCAGCTCTGCCAACAGGGACTGCGACCCGACCGCTCTGCCTTTTCAGAGCTACTGCGTCGGTACCAATCCCACGTCAATCGTGTTCTCTATCATTTAGCACCCGACTGGGACGATCGAGCCGATCTTGCCCAGGAAGTCTGGATTCGGGTTTACCGCAATATTAACCGCCTCCATGAACCGGCGAAATTTCGCGGATGGCTGAGCCGCATTGCCACCAATTTGTTTTATGACGAGCTGCGCAAACGCAAGCGTCACCGCAGCCCTCTCTCCCTCGACGCCCCCATTGCTATGGAAGATGGCAACCTCAATTGGGAGATTGCCTCGGGTGATCCAGGGCCAGAGGATAACCTCACCACCCATGAGTTCTACCAGCAGCTTCGCGTTGCGATCGCAGAATTGCCAGAAGTCTTTCGCACAACCATCGTCCTGCGCGAGATTGAGGGAATGCCCTACGAAGACATTGCCGAGATTACTGGCGTGTCGTTGGGCACCGTAAAATCGCGAATTGCTCGGGCAAGACAGCGTCTGCAATCAGAACTTCAGGGTTATTTGCAGGACTAG
- a CDS encoding 4-hydroxybenzoate solanesyltransferase, with protein sequence MSTVQSSSSLSSQGKAIIKLLRWDKPTGRLVLMIPALWAVFLATQGSPPALLVLVIVLGSLATSAAGCVVNDLWDRDIDPHVNRTKKRPLASKALTVQVGLGVALVAFVCAFGLSRYLNPLSFWLCVGAVPVIIGYPLAKRVFPVPQLVLAIAWGFAVLISWSAAAARLEPATWLLWTATVFWTLGFDTIYAMPDRPDDRRLGINSSALFFGRYVVAAIGLFFAATVAALVGLGLILQLKIAYWLTLICSGYLWIRQVFLLRHRHVPTQAYGQLFRQNVWIGFLLLGGMVAGYLL encoded by the coding sequence ATGTCCACTGTTCAATCTTCTTCCTCTCTTAGTTCCCAGGGAAAAGCGATTATCAAGCTGCTGCGGTGGGATAAGCCGACGGGGCGCTTAGTTCTAATGATCCCGGCACTGTGGGCTGTGTTCTTGGCAACCCAAGGATCTCCTCCCGCATTATTGGTGCTGGTTATTGTCTTAGGTAGTTTGGCGACCAGTGCTGCCGGATGTGTCGTTAATGATCTGTGGGATCGAGACATTGACCCCCATGTGAATCGGACTAAAAAACGGCCTTTGGCCTCGAAGGCGCTCACCGTGCAGGTGGGGTTGGGCGTGGCTCTCGTGGCCTTTGTCTGTGCCTTTGGCCTGTCCCGTTACTTAAATCCGCTGAGTTTTTGGCTCTGCGTGGGAGCGGTGCCGGTGATTATTGGCTATCCGCTGGCAAAACGCGTGTTCCCTGTGCCGCAATTAGTACTTGCGATCGCATGGGGCTTTGCGGTGTTAATTAGCTGGTCTGCCGCCGCTGCTCGTTTAGAGCCTGCGACTTGGCTTCTGTGGACGGCAACCGTTTTCTGGACCCTCGGTTTTGATACCATCTATGCGATGCCAGATCGTCCCGACGACCGACGCCTGGGCATCAATTCCAGTGCCCTATTCTTTGGACGCTATGTTGTTGCTGCCATTGGTCTTTTCTTCGCCGCAACAGTTGCCGCTTTGGTGGGCCTAGGCTTAATCCTGCAGCTCAAAATAGCGTACTGGCTCACCTTGATCTGTAGCGGCTATTTATGGATTAGACAGGTGTTTTTACTGCGGCACCGGCACGTGCCGACACAGGCCTACGGCCAGCTCTTTCGCCAAAACGTTTGGATTGGCTTTCTCCTATTGGGAGGAATGGTGGCCGGATATCTACTGTAA
- a CDS encoding response regulator produces MGEYPSGRVTFHNPIDQTVGWRVYFGDGQIHFAESTAGQTERLSYLLQQYVPQCELTLPSEPFSDYEFLCQLWRSEQLTVPQFRDLLTLVTQEALIQLLAIPKPKVNFEAQVQLDPLLLSSPLWKLIWPIEPHIDQWSLMHTDMSSAFQRPFIQDWDKLVYFLRYMQGTYCRLSHLTVALKKNLCLYELASRFSMDVKDLAITIHPLIKYGAVGVNPYEGVQTLNQPRVACIDPSQALQSLVRKTLEPAGYSMIPIVNPTKVFTTLAEQPPNLILLGSDLPDIDGYALCRLLRRIEFLSTLPIVILKDRESLIGNFRNRLCGSTTTLSKPVRPDELRALVQELSPSQDDAVANPSQSKALIHA; encoded by the coding sequence ATGGGTGAATATCCCTCAGGACGCGTGACTTTCCATAACCCGATCGATCAGACCGTGGGCTGGCGCGTTTACTTTGGTGATGGGCAGATTCATTTTGCCGAAAGTACTGCAGGACAAACGGAAAGACTCTCCTATCTGCTACAGCAATATGTTCCGCAATGTGAGCTGACGCTGCCCTCGGAGCCGTTCTCTGACTACGAATTTTTGTGTCAGCTCTGGCGATCAGAACAGCTCACGGTCCCTCAGTTTCGAGATCTGTTGACCCTTGTGACTCAAGAAGCTCTCATTCAGTTGCTAGCAATCCCCAAACCGAAGGTCAACTTTGAAGCCCAAGTGCAGCTTGATCCCCTTCTCCTTTCTTCTCCACTTTGGAAGCTCATCTGGCCGATAGAACCCCACATTGATCAGTGGTCGCTGATGCATACCGATATGAGCTCAGCCTTTCAAAGGCCCTTTATCCAAGACTGGGATAAGCTCGTATACTTTTTGCGATACATGCAGGGTACCTATTGCCGCCTCTCCCACTTAACAGTGGCGCTCAAAAAAAATCTTTGCCTATACGAACTCGCCAGTCGTTTTTCAATGGATGTTAAAGATTTAGCGATTACGATTCATCCTTTAATTAAATATGGCGCGGTCGGGGTCAACCCTTACGAAGGTGTACAGACGCTCAACCAGCCAAGAGTCGCCTGTATTGATCCCAGTCAAGCGCTGCAGTCTTTAGTCCGCAAAACGTTGGAACCGGCTGGTTACAGCATGATCCCGATCGTGAACCCCACAAAGGTTTTTACGACACTAGCTGAACAACCTCCGAACTTAATCTTGCTCGGTAGCGATCTGCCGGATATAGACGGGTACGCACTCTGCCGTCTCCTGCGTCGAATTGAGTTTTTGAGTACTCTGCCCATTGTCATTCTTAAGGATCGCGAGAGCCTGATCGGGAACTTCCGCAATCGCCTCTGCGGCAGTACGACAACGCTCTCAAAGCCGGTGCGACCTGATGAGCTCCGAGCCTTGGTACAGGAACTCTCACCGTCGCAGGATGATGCAGTGGCAAATCCTAGCCAGAGCAAGGCACTCATTCATGCTTAA
- a CDS encoding LptF/LptG family permease produces MNPFTRLDQYIFQALWPTFGFGVALFSALGVAAGVLFDLLRQVSDIQLPLPTALQILGLQVPYFMSLSFPMAVLLSSLLSMSRLATDGELIALRSAGVSLYRLVWSVILFGLLVTGTMFIFEELVVPTTQQQARSLLEAPLSQGVAAGQDRNIFYQEYGADREVKRFFYAQRADGNTFRGLTILDFTKPGAKQVISAESARWDAAGNTWRFRNGTIYAVTPSGTQQQVLDFEEQQLSLPRDPLDLTIPEREPEEMTIAQAQRYRATIEQTGDSKRLRKVEIQLQRKVALPFTAVIFGLVGSSLGMRSRRLAASTGFGLSLLVVLAQYFAIFAANVWGKAGLLSPSMAAWLPNLLGLALGLGILIKGMRP; encoded by the coding sequence GTGAACCCTTTCACTCGGCTGGATCAGTATATCTTTCAGGCTCTATGGCCCACCTTTGGGTTCGGTGTTGCCCTCTTCTCCGCCCTCGGTGTTGCTGCAGGTGTCCTCTTTGATCTGCTGAGGCAGGTGAGTGATATTCAGCTCCCACTGCCCACTGCTCTGCAGATTTTAGGGCTACAGGTGCCCTACTTTATGAGCCTGTCCTTCCCGATGGCGGTGTTGCTGTCGAGCCTGCTTAGCATGTCCCGTCTGGCCACCGATGGAGAGCTGATTGCGCTGCGGTCTGCGGGTGTCAGCCTTTATCGTCTCGTGTGGTCTGTGATTTTGTTTGGCTTACTGGTCACCGGCACCATGTTTATTTTCGAAGAACTGGTGGTTCCTACGACCCAGCAACAGGCTCGATCACTTTTAGAGGCTCCGCTTTCTCAGGGTGTTGCGGCTGGCCAGGACCGCAATATCTTCTATCAGGAATATGGTGCTGATCGAGAAGTAAAACGTTTTTTCTATGCTCAACGCGCTGATGGTAATACCTTCAGAGGGTTGACGATCTTAGACTTTACAAAGCCCGGGGCCAAGCAGGTGATCTCTGCCGAGTCGGCTCGCTGGGATGCCGCTGGCAATACCTGGCGATTTCGTAACGGCACTATCTACGCCGTAACGCCCTCCGGGACTCAGCAGCAAGTCTTAGATTTTGAAGAACAGCAGCTGAGCCTCCCCCGCGATCCACTCGATTTAACGATCCCTGAGCGAGAGCCGGAAGAAATGACGATTGCTCAGGCCCAGCGTTATCGTGCCACGATTGAGCAAACGGGAGACTCAAAACGATTGCGAAAAGTGGAGATTCAGCTTCAGCGAAAAGTTGCGCTACCGTTCACCGCCGTTATTTTTGGCCTCGTGGGTAGCTCCCTGGGGATGCGGAGTCGCCGGTTGGCCGCCAGCACTGGCTTCGGTCTGAGCTTATTAGTGGTTTTGGCCCAGTACTTCGCTATTTTTGCTGCCAATGTTTGGGGTAAGGCGGGTTTGCTCTCTCCTTCAATGGCGGCTTGGCTGCCCAATTTGTTAGGGCTGGCCCTGGGGTTAGGGATTTTGATTAAAGGAATGCGGCCCTGA
- a CDS encoding LptA/OstA family protein: MLKWAKIGLVTPVVLSCFWLGSTSLNSAQGQSRSLTLRADIQQANAKTGVVTASGNVQLSYPARQIQATSAQAQYYSRERRIILSGNVYVLQAGNSLRAETITYLIDEGRFVAVNDPATQVEAVIVVEDQDVPIVDN; the protein is encoded by the coding sequence ATGCTGAAATGGGCCAAAATCGGGCTGGTTACACCAGTTGTGCTGAGCTGTTTTTGGCTGGGATCAACCTCGTTAAACTCGGCTCAGGGACAGTCCCGATCGCTGACGCTGCGGGCTGACATTCAGCAGGCAAATGCGAAGACGGGTGTGGTCACGGCCAGCGGCAATGTTCAGCTCAGCTATCCAGCGCGCCAAATTCAGGCGACGTCTGCTCAGGCACAATACTACAGTCGAGAGCGCCGGATTATCCTTAGTGGTAATGTGTATGTCCTGCAGGCCGGTAATAGCTTGCGGGCTGAAACTATTACCTACTTGATTGATGAAGGTCGGTTTGTGGCGGTTAACGATCCAGCCACACAAGTCGAGGCCGTGATCGTCGTTGAGGATCAAGATGTCCCGATTGTCGACAATTAG
- a CDS encoding DUF309 domain-containing protein: MNLRKLIKLCEQEIGDAVVTDVMPEAFWRGVREFNRGDYYACHDTLEALWMVASDPPKSLYQGILQIAVACYHLGNQNWLGAVTLLGEGTRRLQSYKPTYAELDIEQLVVAGTALLTQLQEAGAEQLHLFTDAEQSSVKGSARLYLRMIADDSASDECFAKHRASAHN; the protein is encoded by the coding sequence GTGAACTTACGGAAGTTGATAAAACTATGTGAACAGGAGATAGGAGATGCCGTTGTGACTGACGTGATGCCAGAGGCGTTTTGGCGGGGGGTGCGGGAATTTAACCGTGGCGATTACTATGCCTGTCACGACACGCTAGAGGCACTGTGGATGGTCGCCTCTGACCCACCCAAAAGTCTCTATCAGGGAATTTTGCAGATAGCCGTGGCCTGCTATCACTTAGGGAACCAAAATTGGTTAGGGGCGGTCACCCTCTTGGGTGAAGGAACTCGGCGGTTGCAGTCGTACAAACCCACCTATGCCGAGCTTGATATTGAACAGCTAGTTGTTGCTGGAACTGCCCTGCTCACGCAGCTTCAAGAGGCAGGGGCAGAGCAGCTTCACTTGTTCACTGATGCTGAGCAATCATCTGTGAAAGGGTCTGCGAGACTCTATTTGCGGATGATTGCAGACGACTCAGCATCGGACGAGTGTTTTGCAAAGCACAGAGCGTCGGCACATAATTAA
- a CDS encoding Mov34/MPN/PAD-1 family protein, protein MLTVHPDQLQTIKDHGERAYADECCGLLIGHSVLEEGIWHRTVQGVEPAPNAWDKQTEWPQTEGFSTTRRYAIAPEDLLRTQKVARALGCDIIGVYHSHPDQSAVPSECDRKWAWPQYSYIIVSVQQGIACDLQSWRLDEHERFQSETIIVKSHQQ, encoded by the coding sequence GTGCTAACCGTTCATCCTGATCAACTACAGACCATTAAAGATCACGGTGAGCGGGCCTATGCCGATGAGTGCTGTGGCTTACTGATCGGCCACAGCGTGCTTGAAGAAGGCATTTGGCACAGAACAGTGCAGGGGGTGGAGCCAGCGCCAAATGCTTGGGATAAGCAAACTGAATGGCCCCAAACAGAAGGATTCAGCACCACTCGACGCTATGCCATTGCTCCGGAAGATCTGCTGCGCACTCAGAAGGTTGCTCGCGCCCTCGGTTGCGATATTATAGGGGTCTACCATTCTCATCCAGATCAGTCAGCGGTTCCGTCAGAGTGCGATCGCAAGTGGGCCTGGCCGCAGTATTCCTACATTATTGTGTCTGTGCAGCAGGGCATCGCCTGTGATTTGCAAAGCTGGAGGCTTGATGAGCATGAGAGGTTTCAGTCTGAGACCATTATTGTGAAAAGTCATCAGCAGTAA
- the dxr gene encoding 1-deoxy-D-xylulose-5-phosphate reductoisomerase, which translates to MKKITLLGSTGSIGTQTLDIVAQYPEQFQIVGLAAGRNLELLTEQIKRFRPEIVAISNPEQLPELRDAISALDSPPQLLAGEAGVCEVAAYGDSESVVTGIVGCAGLLPTISAIKAGKDIALANKETLIAGAPVVLPLVEQYGVKLLPADSEHSAIFQCLQGVPKDRLRRILLTASGGSFRDWPVEKLKDVTVADALKHPNWSMGRKITIDSATLMNKGLEVIEAHYLFDVDYDQIDIVIHPQSIIHSLIELQDTSVLAQLGWPDMRLPLLYALSWPERVATDWEPLDLVKSGDLTFREPDHQKYPCMNLAYAVGRAGGAMPAVLNAANEQAVALFLDEKITFLEIPQVIERVCNCFDMRNLAAPNLEDILAADQWARQEVLTQSATPTLV; encoded by the coding sequence GTGAAAAAAATCACTCTTCTTGGCTCAACGGGTTCTATTGGCACCCAAACGCTGGATATTGTGGCCCAGTATCCCGAGCAGTTTCAGATTGTGGGACTGGCTGCAGGTCGCAATCTAGAGCTATTGACGGAGCAGATTAAGCGCTTTCGGCCAGAAATTGTTGCGATCTCAAATCCTGAGCAGCTACCGGAGCTGAGGGATGCGATCTCCGCTCTAGATTCCCCACCTCAACTGCTAGCGGGTGAAGCAGGCGTCTGTGAAGTGGCAGCCTACGGTGATTCTGAATCTGTTGTCACTGGAATTGTAGGTTGTGCGGGCCTGCTGCCGACTATTTCAGCGATTAAAGCTGGCAAAGATATTGCTTTAGCAAATAAAGAAACGCTGATCGCTGGAGCGCCCGTTGTCTTGCCGCTGGTGGAGCAGTACGGCGTCAAGCTCCTGCCTGCCGACTCTGAGCATTCAGCCATCTTTCAGTGTCTCCAAGGCGTTCCCAAAGATAGATTGCGGCGAATCCTACTAACCGCGTCAGGGGGTTCCTTCCGTGACTGGCCGGTGGAAAAATTGAAGGATGTCACCGTAGCAGATGCCCTCAAGCATCCCAATTGGTCGATGGGGCGCAAGATCACCATTGATTCAGCGACCTTGATGAACAAAGGGCTAGAGGTTATTGAAGCCCATTATTTGTTTGACGTTGACTACGACCAAATTGACATCGTTATTCACCCCCAGAGCATTATTCACTCTCTGATTGAGCTGCAGGATACTTCTGTTCTGGCGCAACTGGGTTGGCCAGATATGCGTTTGCCGCTTCTCTATGCGCTCTCTTGGCCGGAGCGAGTCGCAACGGATTGGGAGCCGCTCGATTTAGTGAAGTCCGGTGACCTAACCTTTAGAGAGCCAGATCATCAGAAGTATCCCTGCATGAATCTCGCCTACGCCGTGGGGCGGGCCGGTGGTGCCATGCCTGCTGTCTTGAACGCCGCTAATGAGCAGGCTGTGGCTCTGTTCTTAGACGAAAAAATTACGTTCCTAGAGATTCCGCAGGTGATTGAGAGGGTTTGCAATTGCTTCGATATGCGCAACTTGGCCGCGCCGAACTTAGAAGATATTTTGGCGGCAGATCAGTGGGCTAGACAGGAAGTGCTGACTCAATCTGCGACCCCTACCCTTGTTTGA
- the psb34 gene encoding photosystem II assembly protein Psb34: MRVTEDGDRLNNYASEPKAYAAEPMTETQKKTYIAVGVGSLVLLAGMVAIATFVS, from the coding sequence ATGCGCGTCACGGAAGATGGAGATCGTCTCAACAACTATGCTTCTGAGCCTAAGGCTTACGCGGCAGAGCCGATGACAGAGACGCAGAAGAAAACCTACATCGCCGTTGGCGTGGGTTCATTAGTACTGTTGGCGGGCATGGTTGCGATCGCAACATTCGTCTCCTAA